The following is a genomic window from Nicotiana tabacum cultivar K326 chromosome 3, ASM71507v2, whole genome shotgun sequence.
TTAAAATGTCTCCATCTTTATAGCACAGAAATAATTTCAAGGAAGGAGTTACAAAGTTTTGTACGTTTATCAATCAATCAATCTATCCTTTTTTCTCTTATGTAACTGTACGTAGGTTTTGTTTATAATTTTTGCTAGCTATGGTTTGCTTGGGTTCCGTTAGCTCTCTCAGTAGGCAGGGGCGGATGCACTGTGgtaattatgggttcaattgaacccatatcTTTCGGtgcggagtaaaaatttatgcgtaaaaattcgttaaaataattttaaaaatataatgggtatGTCTGTTGTTGTTTAAGCATCATAGATTTGAAAGCATGCTCATTTCAGGTTgctgatcgacttggaaaatatCCTGATCTTATGGAGGGTTTCAATGAATTTCTAGAGCATTGTGAACGAGTTGGTAAGTCTTGAAATTTCATATCGGTAAAATTGTTATGTCATCTAGGgatgggcatcggtcggttctgttcggttatgaatattatcggttttgcctatcggttatcggtttacaaatatcaTAATCCGATAACCAAACCAataagatattggttatcggttatcggttaatcggttatcgatcattgtcggtttggttatcggtttacccgataagataaaaTAACTAAAACAGTTTCACAATGTATAAAACAATTTCGATATAAAACTTTTTTGCTAAAGCAGTTTTATAAGATTTTAAGAACTGCTTTGCTAAAACTCTGTTTCTATCTTCATTCTTcaatccaaaaaaatataaacaaaaatccCAATATCAGTCAGTGATGAAAAAATAGAATATCAGTAATATTTTCACTTCGACACTTTCTGCAAATACAAGGGATCTAAATGAATAACAAATACAAGTTTATTAGTTatgaaatacaaattttataacaaCTGACATAAGATAACTTTGTAGCagttcaacaattaaagcacACGACAAATCTCACTTCATCTTTCAAACAAACTAAGAAAAATCCAGAGCCAGAATGCTTTCAAACAAACTAAGAAAAAGATGGAAGATGAAGCAACTAAAAATTTACGCGAAGAATCAAGATGAAGCTGAAGAATGTGGCTGAGAAATGCGACTGAAGAGTGAAGTGAAGATGCAACTGAAGAATGTGATAGATCCGAGAAATAAAGTAAAGATGCGActgaaaagtgaaagaaagaagcTGCGAAATGCGACTGATGCCGGCCTGAGTCTTGACGGGCTGACTGGTGAGGGCGTGAGGCGGAGAAACTGAGAAAGAATAGGGAAATCAAAGAGTGAACTATGAATTATGAAATCCTAgtatgtatatacttaagggtaaactAGTAAATTAGTTAatccttattgggttatcggttttacctaggggtgttcaaaaccgatccgaaaccgaaaaccgaaccgaagcttaatggcttactAGTAACGACTTAACGGATGGggaacaaattaaattttttttattaacggcttatcagTTTGGGGgcagattattcaattttcttaacggctaatccgttaacccgttaagaatatatatataaaccaaGGAGttttaagtatatatataaaccaAGGAGTTTAAACGGGCAACTAACAACATGATGTAATCACAAATCATAATACCGTCAAATTGATATCAACTGTGCATTCTCATATTTGAAGCAATCATGTTATTGGTCAGCGCTTTATTTTTCAAATAGCAACTCTtttgaaagaaagtgaaattcaACAGAAGAAAATCTAATGGCCAGTTAAAGTATTTCTTATAGTTTTTCTGAGAATGGTGAAGTGGTCTTATGGTTAACAATAGAAAATATTGATATTGCAACCATTTTGGGTTTTCGAAAGGGGGTGGGTGTGGAGGTTGAACTCTCTTCCTGCACTTCTCTATTATCCCTGATATTACGAATAGAAAGCTACAGAGTTTGATTCCCAAGATGGTCAGTGATGTCCCGTATAACTTGCATAATTCTTGATCTTTGAGCGAAAAAGTTAACTAAAGGAAACCCCATCTTCACCGTAGATCAAACCAGCCATGCTATCATCTTAACCTTATTTGCAGAAGCCAACATATAGTGATACAAAAATTATGGAGATGAACAAGTATTTGCCATGTCGGAAATTCTTGTTGGTTAGCAATATCCTTTTAAATCAAGTTTCCAATTAACAAAAATAATCACTGGCATGCCAATGtctattctgaatttgtatgctaggcggtcagcaaacaattaatgcacgcaatatagattgaattaggccgataaccgcccgataagagctaaaccgataccaatccaccCGATaccttatcgggtggctagcggattaatacatttaaaagccgataagcCAAactgttaagagtaaataaccgcccagtccgcccgataagcagccctagttTTACCCAATAACAGAATTGCCAAACCGAGCCCGAACCGACAAcccaataagaaaataatttaaccTGTTATCGAACCATTAACCCAATGacccaataccgataacccaataaataactaacggttcgggttatcggttttacccgatatatgcccacccctagtgtCATCTATCTACTCTATATACTATATTACATCACTTCTAGAAAACTGTCTAAAACCATCCAGAAATACCGACTGAAATCAGTCGGAAAACTGAAAATACCGACCGATTTCTGACCGACTTTAATTCATCGAAATTAGGCAGGTCGATAATAAATAGCGCCGAAGTCGGTCgcaatttccgaccgatttcggtcgatcGATAAAATTTTCACAAgcttccaaaaaagaaaaaaattgccaAAAGAAAAACGGTATTtttcgaccgaagtcggtcggtatttttaattatgcaattaaaaAATATTCCATCTGAAAATTGAACCGGGAGTTGTACTGTGGAAGGATACTATTCTGCCACTACACCATTGCTACATTTTGGTTTAAGactagcttttattttatttattctctttaattgcattttcgtgcgaaaataaccgactgatttcggtcggttttattaaaaatataaaattaccgATCGAAGTCGGTCGGgtttttgaatatttattttattttatatgaaaaaccgaccaaagttggttgatTTCTTAAAAAAGAAATTTCGTAGGACGCCAAAATAAATTTTCACATTTTTGCGCCAAAACAAACCTaccgaagttggtcggtttcgttaaaaaaaattaaaaaataaaatatttgaaatactAACCGACTACGGTcgctttttcaattttttgaccgaccaaagtcgGTCTGTCGCAGTCAGTTTTGGCTGAATTTCTAGTAGAGCTAAAAGCACGAAGCCCCTTAgagaaatgtcgttcgccttttttatcctttaaaagcATAGTTACATTGAACATAACTGTAATTCAAATTACTTtccaatatttaggatttaataaaaattaactgaaaagttggaaaaatcaaaGTTGGAAACTTTTGTGTACTTAGAACTCCTTTTAGGATTAGGAGTCCTTATACTTTATAAACACAATAACCGAGTAAAATTCAACTAAAATCTTGGAAACCCCAAAGTTACAAACTTTCATATACGTAGAACTCCATTTAGGTTTAGGAGTATCTTTATactttttttatataattataataaCCGATTAAAATTCAcctaaaattttggaaaaatcaaaGGTGAAACTTTCGTCTTTTTATACTCCTTTTAGATTTGGGGGTCTTTATACTTTGATATATAACTATGACCAAGTAATCATATATATATAGGACTAAACCCTGCCGTCGAATAGCCAAGTAGCCTTGAAGATCTCTTGGGCCTTCAGCTCTAATTTTCATCGGTAGAATTCCGTCCTTAAGTTAATTGCTTATATTTacatgtttttattatttttgaatttaaattatgtaaaTAGATAACAACTAAAACTTGCATATTTTGTTAGCTTTTGTAATTTATCAATCCCATTGGTTAAAATATCACATCTGTTATAGGTGAAGAAAAGAACCTCCTTGTAATCactcaaaaatttaattttgatatCACTTTTAAAGTAACTCTATCCCATTTTTCTGTATTTTTCAATGGTATATGCATTAATTTATTGTCTTGGCATAATATTTTTTAATGTTGTAACACGAGATGATACTATGAAATGTTGTTTGATCTTTTAACGTGCATTTTTCATAATAAAGTTCACAGAATTTAAAGATGTATTATTGGTAGTGATGAGTACATGAATATAACTTACTGAAATAGACCCATGATAACTTGTGAAACTAAAGTGAGAAAATTATAGAattagaatttttgaaaaatgaatatAATAATTGATAGTACTTAAGAATTTCTGTTTTGCATTTTCTATTCCTTTATTAATTTAGCTATATAAGATCAATACTCACTATTTCATGACACTTTTATTATATAActccaaatttaatttttaatataatacttatgtgatatttttaaaaaagatttgtATTCATTGACATAGGGTACACGCGCATTGGGCGTaccttatatatgtatgtatatgtgtgtgtgtgagagagataCTCCATTCTGATCATTGGTTTCTGCTTTGCAGTTGGATTTCTAGCAGGTGTTATGAGCAAGAGTAAGTCGTATATATCCAAATTAGTAAAGGGAGAGAAAGACAGAGAgcctaaaaaagaagaaaaagaggctCCTCCAAAGAGAAGTGAACTTGAAGAATCTTTCATCTTTGTGAAGAAAGTAAAGGTTATTCTCAATCTCCTGCCTTCTGATTTCAATAAATTGTCTGCCCCCTTTTTTTCTTGTACTAGTCACTATCTACATGCATTGGAGGTATATCTCATGATAATTTTTAGTACAAAATTTGTATCCAAAGCAATAATATTTTAAGTGATCATCATCAGGTATAGTTAGGAGGGGAGCATtggcgtaattggtaaagttgtCTCCATGTGATCAGGAGaccacgggttcgagccgtggaaacagcctcttgcagaaatgcagggtaagactgcatacaatagacccttgtggtccgacgACCCTTGTCTGGACCccacgcatagcgggagcttagtgcactgggTCACCCTTTATCTTGTAAAGTTAACATAGAGACAGAGGCGGAGCTAAATACCGAGGCGCGGGTTTGACAAAACCCAGTAACTTTAGTCAAAACTCTATATTTatcttaagaaattcattaatatattcaaattattaatttaaaatccaGTAACTTGAAAAGGCTAAAAATATGAATCCAGAAACGTCAGATTCCGGCTCCGCATCTGCATAAAGActtaaaaaaacaagaaaattgTGTATTTTAAAATGTTTCTCATACGAACTTGGAGTATTGGAATAAAGACTTGGAAACTTTTAAGTCCTAACTTAATTTGTTGGTTTATCACTTCATATAGGAACGTTTCAAAAATGATGATCATGTGTACGACTCCTTCCTAGAAATTTTGAAGAAGTACAGGGAGGAGCACAAGACCATATATGAAGTTTACCATGAGGTGATGAAACTTCTTTTAATTTGGATAATTATAGATGATCTTCATGTTTTAATTTGTTTGCTTCTCTTTTGTTATGTGTAGGTTGCCATGCTTTTCATTGACCATCCAGATTTGCTTAATGATTTCACTAAATTTTTGCCAGATTCTTCAGCTATTTCCATGCTTAAGCAATATCTTGATAAGTTAACCACCATCCTTAGTTCGTTATAATGCCTATATATTGCCATGACTAAAGCTTGTTTACGAGTTCTATTTGATTTCTCAAATAATTTGGAACCCTAcgcccctttcctttttttatttattttttattttttagaactCTTAGGGAGATTTGCTGGTTGCTGGGAAATCTTTGTCCTGTTTTAAGTTAGTGGAGATTTGGTATATTAGCAATAAATATTAACCTCATAGTTGGTTTCTTGAATCATATCATCTTTTCTTCTAGCAAATCATGAAAATTTCATTCATTCTTTTATTCTTGGTTTTCTTATAGTTATAATTGAATAAAGTCAATCACAAAGATAAATGACTACATCACTTTTCAAggtaatttaataaataaataaataaataaataaataagcatgtaagaaattaaaactaaaagtttGACATAGCTATCTATTTACAACTTAACACTATGAAGGGTGAACGCTTGCTGTCATCATTTTTATATAACGTTACGAATTTATCACGATCTAAAACTGAATGATCCGATGTCACACCAGGGTGAATACTTGTTGTCATCATTTTTTATATAATGTTACcaatttatcacgacccaaaaatg
Proteins encoded in this region:
- the LOC142179594 gene encoding paired amphipathic helix protein Sin3-like 4, translating into MSKSKSYISKLVKGEKDREPKKEEKEAPPKRSELEESFIFVKKVKERFKNDDHVYDSFLEILKKYREEHKTIYEVYHEVAMLFIDHPDLLNDFTKFLPDSSAISMLKQYLDKLTTILSSL